In a genomic window of Lycium ferocissimum isolate CSIRO_LF1 chromosome 9, AGI_CSIRO_Lferr_CH_V1, whole genome shotgun sequence:
- the LOC132030253 gene encoding putative invertase inhibitor — MGHCPFSSLSLCCLFLLLTIVTPTHCYLISPPLLDLINSTCKECSDKSTDINYNFCVTSLQAIPASHVTNLQGIGLVAMELALKNATNTISTIEKMLSSKEFEPFAMDCLRDCLELYADAIAMLVDAFAAFLYKQFDAANIFMRTVMDATSTCDEGFTEKKRELTPLAKENNNLFQLSDISWCIIKQVSFVPSQLPNVSS, encoded by the coding sequence ATGGGGCATTGCCCTTTCTCTTCCCTCTCACTTTGCTGCTTATTCTTACTATTAACAATAGTAACTCCTACACATTGTTACCTGATTTCTCCACCACTGCTAGACTTGATCAACTCAACTTGCAAAGAATGCTCAGATAAGTCAACAGACATAAACTACAACTTCTGTGTTACTTCACTCCAAGCAATTCCCGCAAGTCATGTTACAAACTTACAAGGAATAGGACTTGTAGCGATGGAGTTGGCTCTAAAAAATGCTACCAACACGATTTCGACCATAGAGAAGATGCTCAGCAGCAAAGAGTTTGAACCTTTTGCTATGGACTGTTTAAGAGATTGCTTGGAACTTTATGCAGATGCTATTGCCATGCTGGTGGATGCTTTTGCCGCATTCTTGTATAAGCAATTTGATGCAGCTAATATATTCATGAGGACAGTTATGGACGCGACATCAACTTGTGATGAAGGATTCACTGAGAAGAAACGTGAGTTGACACCACTAGCAAAGGAGAATAACAATCTCTTCCAATTGAGTGACATCTCATGGTGTATCATTAAGCAAGTTTCTTTTGTTCCTTCTCAGCTACCTAATGTATCTTCTTAA